The Ogataea parapolymorpha DL-1 chromosome III, whole genome shotgun sequence nucleotide sequence GGATGCAACATCGACATCAGAGACTCTGTGAAGTACAAGAAGGTGATGGAAAATTACAATCTGGGCCCAAATGGTGCTATTGTGACGTCCTTGAACTTATTCTCCACCAAGATCGACCAGGTCATCTCTCTGGTTGAGAAGAAATCCGACAGATTCAAACACTGCATTGTCGACACTCCAGGGCAAATCGAGTGTTTCATATGGTCTGCGTCGGGGGCCATCATCACAGAAGCCTTTGCGTCGACTTTCCCAACAATAATTGCATACATCATTGACACACCAAGAAGCTCGTCGCCAACGACGTTCATTTCCAACATGCTATATGCTTGTTCTATTCTGTACAAGACCAAGCTTCCGATGATTGTGGTGTTCAACAAGACGGATGTGAGAGACTCCAAGTTTGCAACGGAATGGATGACCGATTTTGAGGCCTTCCAAGATGCTCTCAGAAGTAACAGcgagctgaacgacgagacCAGCAATGGCTCGGGATACATGGCCTCTCTGGTGAATAGCATGAGTCTGATGCTGGAGGAATTCTACTCCACCCTAGATGTGGTTGGGTGCTCTGCTTACACGGGGGCAGGTTTTGATGAGTTTTTGGATGCCGTGGATGCCAAGGTCGAGGAGTACAATAATTTCTATCAAAAAGAGAGAGAGAGGATTATCAAAgagaaggaagagaaggaaaaacaaaataaaCAGAAGCAACTCACACACCTTATGAAAGATCTTGGCCTGGGCAAAAAAGAGCCAGTGGACACCATTTCAGATGCCGAAGACGAcggagaagaagaatacGAGCACGGACTGGTTGAGCCAGACATAAATGAACCACAACGCGAGTACACTTTTGCCGAGGACAGAAACGGCGAGGTGACAGAGGAAAACAAGGACGTGCATGGAGTATACCAGAGAGCGTTTGAGCAAGGATCAAAGACCGCCAAAAGCGACGTTGCAGAGAATATTGCCAAATATATTAGACAGCAGCGTTAATCGATATGTACAATGATAATAGTTGTTTATGCTAATCTGTGCCTTTGGTCAGCACAACCCATCCGTCGGGCAAACTGATCACTTTTGTGAGACCGAGAGTTGCCAATTGGTACAAATTCTTTTTAGTGTTGTTATCTGGCTGATTCAGCTGGGTCAGCTCTGGGTACTGCGGTGTGTTCAGCGCGCAACACACCACCGAAAACGAgtccttgaacttttcAGTAAACAGCTGTAACGGTTCTGTAGTTTCTTTGAATCCAACGTTGGTCAGCCCGACAAGGGCAACGTTGTCAAGCTCA carries:
- a CDS encoding GTPase NPA3, which codes for MAPATILCVGMAGSGKTTFVQRLNSHLHAKKQAPYVINLDPAVLKVPFGCNIDIRDSVKYKKVMENYNLGPNGAIVTSLNLFSTKIDQVISLVEKKSDRFKHCIVDTPGQIECFIWSASGAIITEAFASTFPTIIAYIIDTPRSSSPTTFISNMLYACSILYKTKLPMIVVFNKTDVRDSKFATEWMTDFEAFQDALRSNSELNDETSNGSGYMASLVNSMSLMLEEFYSTLDVVGCSAYTGAGFDEFLDAVDAKVEEYNNFYQKERERIIKEKEEKEKQNKQKQLTHLMKDLGLGKKEPVDTISDAEDDGEEEYEHGLVEPDINEPQREYTFAEDRNGEVTEENKDVHGVYQRAFEQGSKTAKSDVAENIAKYIRQQR